A section of the Streptomyces sp. NBC_01408 genome encodes:
- the rlmN gene encoding 23S rRNA (adenine(2503)-C(2))-methyltransferase RlmN translates to MARPVPGELTFVAPRGAKKPPRHLADLTPEERREAVAAIGEKPFRAKQLSQHYFARYAHDPAEWTDIPAASRAKLQQELLPDLMNVVRHISCDSDTTRKTLWKLHDGTLVESVLMRYPDRVTMCISSQAGCGMNCPFCATGQAGLDRNLTTAEIVHQIVDGMRALRDGEVPGGPARLSNIVFMGMGEPLANYKRVVGAIRRLTDPEPDGLGLSQRGITVSTVGLVPAMLRFADEGFKCRLAVSLHAPDDELRDTLVPVNTRWNVREVLDAAWEYAEKSGRRISIEYALIRDINDHAWRGDLLGKLLKGKRVHVNLIPLNPTPGSKWTASRPEDEKAFVEAIARHGVPVTVRDTRGQEIDGACGQLAASER, encoded by the coding sequence ATGGCCCGCCCTGTTCCGGGAGAGCTCACCTTCGTCGCCCCGCGCGGAGCCAAGAAGCCGCCCCGGCACCTCGCCGACCTCACTCCCGAGGAGCGCCGCGAGGCGGTCGCAGCGATCGGCGAGAAGCCGTTCCGTGCCAAGCAGCTCTCCCAGCACTACTTCGCCCGGTACGCGCACGACCCGGCCGAGTGGACCGACATCCCCGCCGCGTCCCGCGCCAAGCTCCAGCAGGAGCTCCTGCCGGACCTGATGAACGTCGTGCGGCACATCAGCTGCGACAGCGACACCACCCGCAAGACCCTGTGGAAGCTGCACGACGGCACGCTCGTCGAGTCCGTGCTGATGCGCTACCCGGACCGGGTCACCATGTGCATCTCCTCGCAGGCCGGCTGCGGGATGAACTGCCCGTTCTGCGCCACCGGCCAGGCGGGCCTCGACCGCAACCTCACCACCGCCGAGATCGTGCACCAGATCGTCGACGGCATGCGCGCCCTGCGCGACGGCGAGGTGCCGGGCGGTCCGGCCCGGCTCTCGAACATCGTCTTCATGGGCATGGGCGAGCCGCTGGCCAACTACAAGCGGGTCGTCGGCGCCATCCGCCGTCTCACCGACCCGGAGCCCGACGGCCTGGGCCTGTCGCAGCGTGGCATCACCGTCTCCACCGTCGGCCTGGTCCCGGCCATGCTGCGCTTCGCCGACGAGGGCTTCAAGTGCCGCCTCGCGGTCTCGCTGCACGCGCCCGACGACGAGCTGCGCGACACCCTCGTGCCCGTGAACACGCGGTGGAACGTCCGTGAGGTCCTCGACGCGGCCTGGGAGTACGCCGAGAAGTCGGGCCGCCGGATCTCCATCGAGTACGCGCTGATCCGCGACATCAACGACCACGCCTGGCGCGGTGACCTGCTCGGCAAGCTGCTCAAGGGCAAGCGTGTGCACGTCAACCTCATCCCGCTGAACCCGACGCCGGGCTCGAAGTGGACCGCTTCGCGGCCCGAGGACGAGAAGGCCTTCGTCGAGGCGATCGCCCGGCACGGCGTGCCCGTGACCGTACGGGACACCCGCGGCCAGGAGATCGACGGCGCCTGCGGTCAGCTGGCCGCTTCGGAGCGCTAG
- a CDS encoding phosphatidate cytidylyltransferase, whose protein sequence is MNDTSWQPEPVPAGPAYDAQVGPHTRPMPIVPDAAGRDFDDREARDRGAVANGGLLFRADTPPQEPMPSPPPPHAPQPQDASPPPPKKRAGRDLRAAIGVGVGLGAVIFASLFIVKAVFVGVVVVAVVVGLWELTSRLHEKKGIKAPLVPLAVGGAAMVIAGYVRGAEGAWVAMALTALGVLVWRMTEPPEDYLKDVTAGVFAAFYVPFLATFVTMLLTADDGPQRVVTFLVLTVVSDTGAYAVGWRFGKHKLAPRISPGKTREGLLGAVAFAMAAGALCMEFLIDGGAWWQGLLLGLAVAVSATLGDLGESMIKRDLGIKDMGTLLPGHGGIMDRLDSLLPTAPVVWLLLAAFVGTG, encoded by the coding sequence ATGAACGACACTTCCTGGCAGCCGGAGCCGGTTCCGGCGGGTCCCGCATACGATGCGCAGGTGGGCCCGCACACTCGGCCCATGCCCATCGTGCCCGATGCCGCCGGCCGTGACTTCGACGACCGGGAAGCACGCGATCGGGGGGCCGTCGCGAACGGCGGCCTCCTCTTCCGCGCCGATACGCCGCCGCAGGAGCCCATGCCCAGCCCCCCGCCTCCGCATGCCCCGCAGCCGCAGGACGCCTCGCCCCCGCCGCCCAAGAAGCGCGCCGGGCGGGACCTGCGTGCCGCCATAGGGGTCGGCGTCGGTCTCGGCGCGGTGATCTTCGCCTCGCTGTTCATCGTCAAGGCGGTCTTCGTCGGCGTCGTCGTCGTCGCGGTCGTCGTGGGCCTGTGGGAGCTGACCTCCAGGCTCCACGAGAAGAAGGGCATCAAGGCCCCGCTGGTACCGCTCGCGGTCGGTGGCGCGGCCATGGTCATCGCCGGATACGTCCGCGGGGCCGAGGGTGCCTGGGTGGCCATGGCCCTGACCGCGCTGGGGGTCCTTGTCTGGCGGATGACCGAACCGCCCGAGGACTACCTCAAGGACGTCACGGCCGGTGTCTTCGCGGCGTTCTACGTCCCGTTCCTCGCGACCTTCGTCACGATGCTGCTCACCGCCGACGACGGGCCGCAGCGCGTGGTCACCTTCCTGGTCCTGACCGTGGTCAGCGACACGGGGGCCTACGCGGTGGGCTGGCGGTTCGGCAAGCACAAGCTCGCGCCGCGCATCAGCCCCGGCAAGACCCGCGAGGGGCTGCTCGGTGCGGTGGCCTTCGCGATGGCGGCGGGCGCGCTGTGCATGGAGTTCCTCATCGACGGCGGGGCCTGGTGGCAGGGCCTCCTGCTGGGGCTCGCGGTCGCGGTCAGCGCGACGCTGGGCGACCTCGGCGAGTCGATGATCAAGCGGGACCTGGGCATCAAGGACATGGGCACGCTCCTGCCCGGCCACGGCGGCATCATGGACCGGCTGGACTCGCTCCTGCCGACCGCGCCGGTGGTGTGGCTGCTGCTGGCGGCGTTCGTGGGCACTGGCTGA
- the frr gene encoding ribosome recycling factor: MTEEILLEAEEKMEKAVVVAKEDFAAIRTGRAHPAMFNKIVAEYYGAITPINQLASFSVPEPRMAIVTPFDKSALRNIEQAIRDSDLGVNPSNDGSIIRVTFPELTQDRRKEYIKVARTKAEDSKISLRAVRRKAKDALDKLVKDKEAGEDEVRRAEKELDDTTAKYVAQVDELLKHKEAELLEV, from the coding sequence GTGACCGAAGAGATCCTCCTCGAGGCCGAGGAGAAGATGGAAAAGGCCGTCGTCGTCGCCAAGGAAGACTTCGCCGCGATTCGCACCGGTCGTGCGCACCCGGCGATGTTCAACAAGATCGTGGCGGAGTACTACGGCGCCATCACGCCCATCAACCAGCTCGCCTCCTTCTCGGTGCCCGAGCCGCGCATGGCGATCGTGACCCCGTTCGACAAGAGCGCCCTGCGCAACATCGAGCAGGCGATCCGCGACTCCGACCTCGGTGTCAACCCGAGCAACGACGGCAGCATCATCCGGGTGACGTTCCCCGAGCTGACGCAGGACCGCCGCAAGGAGTACATCAAGGTCGCGCGCACCAAGGCCGAGGACTCCAAGATCTCGCTGCGAGCCGTCCGCCGCAAGGCCAAGGACGCCCTCGACAAGCTGGTCAAGGACAAGGAGGCCGGCGAGGACGAGGTGCGCCGCGCCGAGAAGGAGCTCGACGACACCACCGCGAAGTACGTCGCGCAGGTGGACGAGCTGCTCAAGCACAAGGAAGCCGAGCTCCTCGAAGTCTGA
- the pyrH gene encoding UMP kinase — translation MNQGVDPHTASDDKSDQDKKGRRFMLKLSGEAFSGGGGLGVDPDVVHAIAREIAAVVRDGAEIAIVIGGGNFFRGAELQQRGMDRARSDYMGMLGTVMNCLALQDFLEKEGIDSRVQTAITMGQVAEPYIPLRAVRHLEKGRVVIFGAGMGMPYFSTDTTAAQRALEIDAEALLMGKNGVDGVYDSDPKKNPDAVKFDALEYGEVLSRDLKVADATAITLCRDNKLPILVFELLAEGNIARAVKGEKIGTLVSDQGTRA, via the coding sequence ATGAATCAGGGCGTGGACCCCCACACCGCATCCGACGACAAGAGCGACCAGGACAAGAAGGGCCGCCGCTTCATGCTGAAGCTGTCGGGCGAGGCCTTCTCCGGTGGCGGAGGGCTCGGAGTCGATCCCGACGTCGTCCACGCCATCGCGCGTGAGATCGCCGCGGTGGTCCGCGACGGCGCGGAGATCGCCATCGTGATCGGCGGCGGCAACTTCTTCCGCGGCGCCGAGCTCCAGCAGCGCGGCATGGACCGGGCCCGGTCCGACTACATGGGCATGCTCGGCACCGTGATGAACTGCCTCGCCCTCCAGGACTTCCTGGAGAAGGAGGGCATCGACTCCCGCGTGCAGACCGCCATCACCATGGGCCAGGTCGCGGAGCCGTACATCCCGCTCCGCGCCGTGCGGCACCTGGAGAAGGGCCGCGTCGTCATCTTCGGCGCCGGTATGGGCATGCCGTACTTCTCCACCGACACCACGGCCGCCCAGCGCGCCCTGGAGATCGACGCCGAAGCCCTGCTCATGGGCAAGAACGGTGTCGACGGGGTCTACGACTCCGACCCGAAGAAGAACCCGGACGCGGTGAAGTTCGACGCGCTGGAGTACGGCGAGGTGCTCTCCCGCGACCTCAAGGTCGCCGACGCCACCGCCATCACCCTGTGCCGTGACAACAAGCTGCCGATCCTCGTCTTCGAGCTGCTCGCCGAGGGCAATATCGCCCGCGCCGTCAAGGGTGAGAAGATCGGCACGCTCGTCAGCGATCAGGGAACCCGGGCCTGA
- the tsf gene encoding translation elongation factor Ts translates to MANYTAADVKKLRELTGAGMMDCKNALVDSDGDVDKAMEALRIKGQKGVAKREGRSAENGAVVSLIADDNTSGVLVELKCETDFVAKGDKFLAVANQLAAHVAATSPADIEALLASEIEPGKTVQAFVDEANANLGEKIVLDRFAQFTGGYVASYMHRTMPDLPFQIGVLVELDKENAEVARGVAQHIAAFAPQWLSKEDVPAEKVESERRIAEEVTRAEGKPEAALPKIVEGRINGFFKDATLLGQPYALDNKKSVQKVLDEAGVTLKRFSRIKVGI, encoded by the coding sequence ATGGCGAACTACACCGCCGCTGACGTCAAGAAGCTCCGCGAGCTCACCGGCGCCGGCATGATGGACTGCAAGAACGCGCTCGTGGACTCCGACGGTGACGTCGACAAGGCCATGGAAGCGCTCCGTATCAAGGGTCAGAAGGGCGTCGCCAAGCGCGAGGGCCGTTCTGCCGAGAACGGTGCCGTCGTCTCCCTCATCGCCGACGACAACACCTCCGGTGTCCTCGTCGAGCTGAAGTGCGAGACGGACTTCGTCGCCAAGGGTGACAAGTTCCTGGCCGTCGCCAACCAGCTGGCCGCCCACGTGGCCGCCACCTCCCCGGCCGACATCGAGGCGCTGCTCGCGTCCGAGATCGAGCCCGGCAAGACCGTCCAGGCGTTCGTGGACGAGGCCAACGCCAACCTCGGCGAGAAGATCGTCCTGGACCGCTTCGCGCAGTTCACCGGCGGTTACGTGGCTTCGTACATGCACCGCACGATGCCCGACCTGCCGTTCCAGATCGGTGTCCTCGTCGAGCTCGACAAGGAGAACGCCGAGGTCGCCCGCGGCGTCGCGCAGCACATCGCCGCGTTCGCCCCGCAGTGGCTCTCCAAGGAAGACGTTCCGGCCGAGAAGGTCGAGTCCGAGCGTCGCATCGCCGAAGAGGTCACCCGCGCGGAGGGCAAGCCCGAGGCCGCCCTCCCGAAGATCGTCGAGGGTCGCATCAACGGCTTCTTCAAGGACGCCACCCTGCTCGGCCAGCCGTACGCGCTGGACAACAAGAAGTCCGTCCAGAAGGTTCTGGACGAGGCCGGTGTCACCCTGAAGCGCTTCTCGCGCATCAAGGTCGGCATCTGA
- the rpsB gene encoding 30S ribosomal protein S2 has protein sequence MAVVTMRELLESGVHFGHQTRRWNPKMKRFIFTERNGIYIIDLLQSLSYIDRAYEFVKETVAHGGSIMFVGTKKQAQEAIAEQATRVGMPYVNQRWLGGMLTNFSTVYKRLQRLKELEAIDFEDVAASGLTKKELLVLSREKIKLEKTLGGIREMSKVPSAVWIVDTKKEHIAVGEARKLHIPVVAILDTNCDPDEVDYKIPGNDDAIRSVTLLTRVIADAVAEGLIARSGAATGDSKPGEKAAAEPLAEWERDLLEGDKKADDAEAAPAEAAAETVEAPAAETVEAPAAEVVEAPAADAPAADAEQA, from the coding sequence ATGGCCGTCGTCACGATGCGGGAGCTGCTGGAAAGCGGCGTCCACTTCGGTCACCAGACCCGCCGTTGGAACCCGAAGATGAAGCGCTTCATCTTCACGGAGCGCAACGGCATCTACATCATCGACCTGCTGCAGTCGCTGTCGTACATCGACCGCGCCTACGAGTTCGTGAAGGAGACCGTCGCGCACGGTGGCTCCATCATGTTCGTCGGTACGAAGAAGCAGGCGCAGGAGGCCATCGCCGAGCAGGCGACGCGCGTCGGCATGCCGTACGTCAACCAGCGCTGGCTGGGTGGCATGCTCACCAACTTCTCCACCGTCTACAAGCGCCTTCAGCGTCTGAAGGAGCTTGAGGCGATCGACTTCGAGGACGTCGCCGCCTCGGGTCTCACCAAGAAGGAGCTCCTGGTCCTCTCCCGCGAGAAGATCAAGCTGGAGAAGACCCTCGGTGGTATCCGCGAGATGTCGAAGGTCCCCAGCGCCGTCTGGATCGTCGACACCAAGAAGGAGCACATCGCCGTCGGTGAGGCGCGCAAGCTCCACATCCCGGTCGTCGCGATCCTCGACACCAACTGCGACCCCGACGAGGTCGACTACAAGATCCCGGGCAACGACGACGCGATCCGCTCCGTCACCCTGCTCACCCGCGTGATCGCCGACGCCGTCGCCGAGGGCCTCATCGCCCGCTCCGGCGCTGCGACCGGCGACTCGAAGCCGGGCGAGAAGGCCGCCGCCGAGCCGCTCGCCGAGTGGGAGCGCGACCTGCTCGAGGGCGACAAGAAGGCTGACGACGCCGAGGCCGCTCCGGCCGAGGCCGCTGCCGAGACCGTCGAGGCCCCGGCCGCCGAGACCGTCGAGGCTCCGGCCGCCGAGGTCGTCGAGGCCCCGGCCGCCGACGCCCCGGCCGCCGACGCCGAGCAGGCCTGA
- a CDS encoding M23 family metallopeptidase → MTTLLLSLLLLLAQTALPGFRPLPAPLTVARWWDPPPTPYAAGHRGVDLSAPVGTEVRAVAAGRVHYAGMVAGRGVLSLALPNGLRTTYEPVRPLVTEGEQVTAGQVVAVLTAGSHCPEPCLHWGLLAGEAYLNPLTVLPRPTPRLLPMADPAAG, encoded by the coding sequence ATGACGACACTGCTGCTCAGCCTGCTGCTGCTCCTGGCCCAGACGGCCCTGCCCGGATTCCGCCCGCTGCCCGCGCCCCTGACCGTGGCCCGCTGGTGGGACCCGCCCCCGACCCCGTACGCGGCCGGGCACCGCGGGGTGGACCTGTCCGCGCCCGTGGGCACCGAGGTCCGCGCCGTCGCGGCCGGCCGGGTCCATTACGCGGGGATGGTCGCCGGCCGAGGGGTCCTCTCGCTCGCGCTGCCGAACGGCCTGCGCACCACCTACGAGCCGGTACGGCCCCTGGTCACGGAGGGCGAGCAGGTCACGGCGGGCCAGGTGGTGGCGGTCCTCACGGCGGGCTCCCACTGTCCGGAGCCGTGTCTCCACTGGGGCCTGCTGGCGGGCGAGGCGTACCTCAACCCGCTCACCGTTCTCCCCCGCCCGACACCCCGCCTGCTGCCGATGGCCGACCCCGCCGCCGGCTGA
- a CDS encoding TetR/AcrR family transcriptional regulator, with protein MAEHRSMQRGALLDAARSLLSEGGTEALTFPALAERTGLARSSVYEYFRSRAAVVEELCAVDFPVWAAEIEAAMEEAPSPEAKIEAYIRSQLGLVGDRRHRAVVAISASELDAGAREKIRAAHGGLVAMIVEALSALGQAEPRLAAMLLQGVVDAAVRRIELGAAEDPEVITETAVDMALRGVRG; from the coding sequence GTGGCCGAGCACCGGTCGATGCAGCGCGGCGCCCTGTTGGACGCCGCGCGTTCCCTGCTGTCCGAAGGCGGGACGGAAGCGCTGACCTTCCCCGCCCTCGCGGAGCGGACCGGGCTCGCCCGGTCCTCCGTGTACGAGTACTTCCGCTCCCGCGCGGCCGTGGTCGAAGAGCTGTGCGCGGTGGACTTCCCCGTATGGGCCGCCGAGATCGAGGCGGCCATGGAAGAGGCCCCGTCGCCCGAGGCCAAGATCGAGGCCTACATACGGAGCCAGCTGGGGCTGGTCGGGGACCGGCGCCACCGGGCGGTGGTGGCGATCTCGGCCAGTGAGCTGGACGCGGGGGCGCGGGAGAAGATCCGCGCCGCGCACGGTGGCCTGGTGGCGATGATCGTCGAAGCGCTGAGCGCACTGGGGCAGGCGGAGCCGAGGCTGGCCGCGATGCTGCTCCAGGGGGTCGTCGACGCCGCCGTCCGCCGCATCGAGCTCGGCGCGGCCGAGGACCCCGAGGTCATTACGGAGACCGCCGTCGACATGGCCCTGCGGGGAGTCCGGGGCTGA
- the whiG gene encoding RNA polymerase sigma factor WhiG yields the protein MPQHTSGSDRAAVPPAARGSVRSTAPSSLEVLWRSYKDSGDERLREQLILHYSPLVKYVAGRVSVGLPPNVEQADFVSSGVFGLIDAIEKFDIDRSIKFETYAITRIRGAMIDELRALDWIPRSVRQKARAVERAYATLEAQLRRTPTEGEVAGEMGIGVEDLHAVFSQLSLANVVALEELLHVGGEGGDRLSLMDTLEDTAADNPVEVAEDRELRRLLARAINTLPEREKTVVTLYYYEGLTLAEIGNVLGVTESRVSQIHTKSVLQLRAKLADVGR from the coding sequence ATGCCCCAGCACACCTCAGGGTCTGACCGCGCTGCGGTGCCCCCCGCTGCCCGCGGCAGCGTGCGGTCCACCGCGCCCTCGTCCCTGGAGGTGCTGTGGCGCTCGTACAAGGACTCGGGTGACGAGCGGCTGCGGGAGCAGCTGATCCTGCACTACTCACCTCTGGTGAAGTACGTGGCGGGCCGGGTCAGCGTCGGCCTGCCGCCCAATGTGGAGCAGGCCGACTTCGTCTCCTCCGGGGTCTTCGGGCTGATCGACGCCATCGAGAAGTTCGACATCGACCGGTCCATCAAGTTCGAGACCTACGCGATCACCCGGATCCGCGGCGCGATGATCGACGAGCTGCGGGCGCTGGACTGGATCCCGCGCTCGGTACGGCAGAAGGCGCGGGCCGTGGAGCGGGCCTACGCCACGCTGGAGGCCCAGCTGCGCCGCACCCCGACGGAGGGCGAGGTCGCCGGCGAGATGGGGATCGGCGTGGAGGACCTGCACGCCGTTTTCAGCCAGTTGTCGCTGGCCAACGTGGTCGCCCTCGAGGAGCTGCTGCACGTCGGCGGGGAGGGCGGCGACCGCCTCTCGCTGATGGACACCCTGGAGGACACCGCCGCCGACAACCCCGTGGAGGTGGCGGAGGACCGTGAGCTGCGGCGCCTGCTGGCACGGGCCATCAACACGCTGCCCGAGCGGGAGAAGACGGTGGTGACGCTCTACTACTACGAGGGCCTCACGCTGGCCGAGATCGGCAATGTCCTGGGCGTCACCGAGAGCCGGGTCAGCCAGATCCACACGAAGTCGGTCCTCCAACTGCGGGCGAAGCTGGCGGATGTCGGGCGGTGA
- the dprA gene encoding DNA-processing protein DprA, producing MTGAEQPDPALLPLPDPTQLPLPEPRPEPRPDSRPERLSESRPEPSGRGEDCRGSGGGDRAQERELLARAALTRVLEPGDGHGGRWLREFGAVELIRLLTGPEAEPGVLSGVGPDRLAGYRRRAVRADPGRDLAAAAEAGVRFIVPRAPEWPTQLDDLGDARPVGLWLRGLPNLRTWALRSVALVGARACTPYGAHMAQSLAAGLAERGWVVVSGAAYGIDGAAHRGALASGGATVAVLACGVDVAYPRGHAGLLGRIAGQGLVLGELPPGSHPTPSRFVLRNRVIAALTRGTVVVEAAHRSGALVTARRARDLGRFTMGVPGPATSALSAGVHELLRGEAVLVTDAAEVAELVGGMGELAPERRGPVFARDLLGPDTSRVLEALPAGRPAQLDAVALASGISVDEVIGRLYELHSLGFVERQGDGWQLSRQRPDGGTQTGAARRGGG from the coding sequence ATGACCGGGGCCGAGCAGCCGGACCCCGCGCTGCTGCCCCTGCCGGATCCCACGCAGCTGCCGCTGCCGGAACCCCGGCCGGAACCCCGGCCGGATTCCAGGCCGGAGCGGCTGTCGGAGTCCCGGCCGGAGCCGTCGGGCCGGGGCGAGGACTGCCGGGGGAGCGGGGGCGGGGACCGGGCCCAGGAGAGGGAACTGCTGGCGCGGGCGGCGCTGACCCGGGTGCTGGAGCCCGGCGACGGGCACGGCGGGCGCTGGCTGCGGGAGTTCGGCGCCGTGGAGCTGATACGGCTGCTGACCGGCCCCGAGGCGGAGCCGGGGGTTCTGTCAGGGGTGGGCCCGGACCGGCTCGCCGGATACCGCAGACGGGCGGTGCGGGCCGACCCCGGGCGGGACCTGGCCGCGGCCGCCGAGGCCGGGGTCCGGTTCATCGTGCCCAGGGCGCCGGAGTGGCCGACCCAGCTCGACGACCTCGGCGACGCCCGCCCGGTCGGGCTGTGGCTGCGGGGCCTGCCCAACCTGCGGACCTGGGCGCTGCGTTCGGTCGCCCTCGTCGGGGCCCGGGCCTGCACCCCGTACGGGGCGCACATGGCCCAGAGCCTGGCCGCCGGGCTCGCCGAGCGCGGCTGGGTCGTGGTCTCCGGGGCGGCGTACGGGATCGACGGCGCCGCCCACCGCGGGGCGCTGGCCTCGGGCGGGGCGACGGTGGCGGTGCTCGCCTGCGGGGTGGACGTCGCCTACCCCCGCGGACACGCCGGGCTCCTCGGCCGGATCGCGGGCCAGGGACTGGTCCTGGGTGAACTGCCGCCGGGCAGCCATCCGACGCCGAGCCGGTTCGTCCTGCGCAACCGGGTCATCGCCGCCCTCACCCGGGGCACGGTCGTCGTCGAGGCTGCCCACCGCAGCGGCGCCCTGGTCACCGCCCGGCGGGCACGGGACCTCGGGCGGTTCACCATGGGCGTCCCCGGACCCGCCACCAGCGCGCTCTCCGCCGGAGTGCACGAACTGCTGCGGGGCGAGGCCGTGCTGGTCACCGACGCGGCGGAAGTGGCCGAGCTGGTGGGCGGCATGGGCGAGCTGGCTCCCGAGCGGCGCGGCCCGGTGTTCGCCCGGGACCTGCTCGGCCCGGACACCTCCCGCGTGCTCGAAGCGCTCCCCGCCGGGCGTCCGGCCCAACTCGACGCGGTGGCACTTGCCTCCGGCATCAGCGTCGATGAAGTCATCGGCAGACTGTACGAACTTCACTCTCTGGGGTTCGTCGAACGGCAGGGCGACGGATGGCAGTTGAGCAGGCAAAGGCCCGACGGAGGCACGCAAACCGGAGCCGCCCGGCGAGGCGGTGGTTGA
- a CDS encoding YifB family Mg chelatase-like AAA ATPase has product MGFARACSVALSGVDGVVVEVQADLEPGVAAFTLVGLPDKTLVESRDRVRAAVVNSGAAWPQKKLTVGLSPASVPKSGAGFDLAVAAAVLGAAEVVDPAAIAELVLVGELGLDGRVRPVRGILPAVLAASEAGYRQVVVPQQCAAEAMLVPDVSVLGVRSLRQLIAVLTDGVVPEEEPPDPPGRPDPILAGLLLPGAGLGAGLSGARSGQGDGADLPDLADVAGQYGARRALEVAAAGGHHLFLSGPPGAGKTMLAERLPWLLPDLTRRDSVEVTAVHSVAGILPPGEPLVTRPPYCAPHHSATMQALVGGGNGIPRPGAVSLAHRGVLFLDEAAEFHSRALDALRQPLESGHVVIARAAGVVRLPARFLMVLAANPCPCGRHTLLGAGCECPPAVIRRYQARLSGPLLDRVDLRVVVEPVTRSDLLGHGGRGESTALVADRVREARERAGARLADTPWRLNSEVPGQELRTRWHAGPGAMAQAERDLERGLLTARGLDRVLRVAWTVADLRGRDRPDALDVAVALELRTGISRGAPAVERAGS; this is encoded by the coding sequence ATGGGGTTCGCACGCGCCTGTTCGGTGGCCCTGTCGGGCGTCGACGGAGTGGTCGTGGAGGTCCAGGCCGACCTGGAACCGGGGGTGGCGGCCTTCACCCTGGTGGGGCTGCCCGACAAGACCCTGGTCGAGAGCCGGGACCGGGTGCGGGCCGCCGTGGTGAACTCGGGGGCGGCCTGGCCGCAGAAGAAGCTCACGGTCGGACTCAGCCCGGCCTCCGTACCGAAATCCGGGGCCGGCTTCGACCTGGCCGTGGCGGCGGCCGTGCTCGGCGCCGCCGAGGTCGTCGACCCGGCCGCGATCGCCGAGCTCGTGCTCGTGGGGGAGCTGGGGCTCGACGGCCGGGTGCGGCCCGTCCGGGGGATCCTCCCGGCGGTGCTCGCCGCGTCGGAGGCCGGGTACCGGCAGGTGGTGGTGCCGCAGCAGTGCGCCGCCGAGGCCATGCTCGTGCCGGACGTCTCGGTGCTCGGCGTCCGCAGTCTGCGCCAGCTGATCGCGGTCCTGACGGACGGGGTGGTCCCCGAGGAGGAGCCGCCCGACCCGCCCGGCCGCCCGGACCCGATACTGGCCGGCCTGCTCCTCCCAGGTGCGGGCCTGGGAGCGGGGCTGTCCGGCGCCCGGTCCGGCCAGGGGGACGGAGCGGACCTGCCCGACCTCGCCGACGTGGCCGGTCAGTACGGCGCGCGCCGCGCCCTGGAAGTGGCGGCCGCGGGCGGACACCACCTCTTCCTGAGCGGGCCGCCGGGGGCCGGCAAGACGATGCTGGCCGAACGGCTGCCGTGGCTGCTGCCCGACCTCACCCGGCGGGACTCCGTGGAGGTCACCGCCGTCCACTCGGTCGCGGGAATCCTCCCGCCCGGCGAACCGCTGGTCACCCGACCGCCCTACTGCGCACCGCACCATTCGGCGACCATGCAGGCCCTGGTGGGCGGCGGCAACGGAATCCCCAGGCCGGGGGCCGTCTCCCTGGCTCACCGGGGGGTGCTCTTCTTGGACGAGGCCGCCGAGTTCCACAGCCGGGCACTGGACGCGCTGCGACAGCCGCTCGAATCGGGACACGTGGTCATCGCCCGTGCCGCCGGGGTGGTCCGGCTGCCGGCCCGGTTCCTGATGGTCCTCGCGGCCAATCCGTGCCCGTGCGGGCGGCACACGCTGCTCGGGGCCGGATGCGAGTGTCCGCCCGCGGTGATCCGCCGCTATCAGGCGAGGCTGTCCGGGCCGCTGCTCGACCGGGTGGACCTGAGGGTGGTGGTGGAGCCCGTGACCCGGTCCGATCTGCTGGGGCACGGCGGCCGGGGCGAATCCACCGCGCTGGTCGCCGACCGGGTCCGCGAGGCCAGGGAGCGGGCCGGGGCCCGGCTCGCCGACACTCCCTGGCGGCTCAACTCGGAGGTGCCCGGGCAGGAGTTGCGCACCCGCTGGCACGCCGGTCCGGGGGCCATGGCGCAGGCCGAGCGGGACCTGGAGCGCGGGCTGCTCACCGCCCGGGGGCTGGACCGGGTGCTGCGCGTGGCATGGACCGTGGCGGACCTGCGGGGGCGGGACCGGCCCGATGCGCTGGACGTGGCCGTGGCGCTGGAACTGCGGACCGGGATCTCCCGCGGGGCGCCGGCAGTCGAGCGGGCCGGGTCATGA
- a CDS encoding YraN family protein, with amino-acid sequence MNAKGVAQQALGRYGEELAVRRLTEAGMTVIARNWRCRSGEIDIVARDGDALVVCEVKTRREGPFEHPMAAVRPGKAERLRRLAGRWLADHGGPPRGGVRIDLVGVLLPRRGAPVVEHVRGVA; translated from the coding sequence ATGAACGCGAAGGGCGTGGCACAGCAGGCATTGGGGCGGTACGGCGAGGAGCTCGCGGTCCGGCGGCTGACCGAGGCCGGGATGACCGTGATCGCCCGGAACTGGCGCTGCCGCAGCGGTGAGATCGACATCGTCGCGCGGGACGGTGACGCCCTCGTCGTCTGCGAGGTCAAGACCCGGCGGGAGGGACCGTTCGAGCACCCGATGGCCGCCGTACGGCCCGGCAAGGCCGAGCGGTTGCGCCGGCTCGCCGGGCGCTGGCTCGCCGACCACGGCGGACCACCCCGGGGCGGGGTGCGCATCGACCTCGTCGGCGTCCTCCTGCCCCGGCGCGGCGCGCCCGTGGTGGAACACGTCAGGGGGGTGGCCTGA